GATCGTACAAATTTTGAATTTCCTCTTCGCTTTCAATTTCAAGCGCCAATGAAATGTTACTTCCGAACTCAACCTCGCTGCCTGGAAACGAATCAGAAGCCATAAGAAATAAATTGCCTTTTTTAAATTGAGCATGAATAATCTTTTCATCAGCTTCTGGAGGAGTAGGATAATCCGCTTCACCATACGTTTGAAGCTCAATAATTTCTCCTTCAAAAATCTCCTTATAATACTCCAAAGCTTCTCTGGCATTTCCATTAAACAATAAATATGGCGTGGCTTGCTGCTTCATTTTGAACACTCCTTAAAAATTAGTGTACATGATGAGCAAGGAAACGAAAATGACCATTATGCCTGTCTTTAGAATAGCATCTAAGAGGATAATTGTCCCATCTGAACTAGAAAGAATATTGACTAACTCCCCATTAAAAATCAGTCACTTTCCCCTTTTCATTTAGAACTGATTTCATCTTGTTAGTAAATTTATTATAAGCGAATATACGTTCGGTTCGCAATAAAAATGTTTCTTTTGAAGCACGATATTTTTCTCAATACTAAATACTTTTCAGAAATAATAAGTAGGACTATAATATTAGAAGGGATATCAAAAGGCTGATGCAGAGTCTTGGAATTGGAGAGTGAAGTTGTGAAGCGGTTTATTATATTATTAATGGTTGTGTTTATCGGCTATATTTCAAAGCCGTTATGGGAAGAGCCAGTTCAACAATTCGTTCCTTCGTCTTTAAGGGATTCCATCAGTTCTACTGTCGATTCTGTAAAAGAAAATCCAGAGATCAATTATGCGATTGATACTTTAAATCAGCAATTAAATTCTATATTTACGCAGCTTAATAATGAACCTTCAGAATCAAACGATTCGAAAGTTGATCCGCCAAAATTAACAGCACCTAAAGATCAAATGTTTTCGATTCATAATGTTGAATTAGGCGAATCAAAAGCTGAGGTAGAAAAGAAAATTGGCAAACCGAAACGGACTACTGAAAATGAATATGG
This window of the Bacillus gobiensis genome carries:
- a CDS encoding VOC family protein, whose amino-acid sequence is MKQQATPYLLFNGNAREALEYYKEIFEGEIIELQTYGEADYPTPPEADEKIIHAQFKKGNLFLMASDSFPGSEVEFGSNISLALEIESEEEIQNLYDRFTERGTALMELQDTFWGAKYGKVKDPYGVIWDLNFTKA